The proteins below come from a single Myxococcota bacterium genomic window:
- a CDS encoding mitochondrial fission ELM1 family protein: MREQPMRVVLPGRGTDERPAVRLFVGTEPGQERAERVWLWSLARVRDPARRYEVSFLKNLAGFRNPTGLWKRREATGFTRYRFAVPHFAGGRGRALYHDVDQIFLADPAELFDLPLLDCGYSAVAPNDLSVMLLDAERMVRVWPLDEVHSRSRRALEAQAAAKPGLFGPLDPAWNVRDGGAKDAAADAKLLHFTTLHTQPWRPFPDRFAYLPHPRAAQWEALEREAIEARFHVWNQAQPSDGYADWWVQQAPWIQATRDGFLPPTPETPPPTPVPRVHADGWIAGVPDDDLPWILDALCASATESVQLEMRSGGHGRERDRWETRLREATRAHPRLAWELVWGAARSRGGRWRRSHPPRVWLLLDDRPGNATQARGLAEALGWPSEEKPLGFGAAARMHNRFLGASLAGLDAASAQTLTPPWPDLVIAAGRRTAPVAQWIRRQSGGHSRVVVLGRKGGDDLRDIDWAVAPRYTRLLPDAGRIETEGPLHRITPARLARAESEWADALAKAQSPKIAVLVGGPSGQFRLDADVARRLGEECARLAADTGGSLFVTTSRRLAERAAHALLEGLGEVTWFHRWRPHARSNPYLGYLAHADACVVTGDSESMLAEATSLGRPVLVYELPERRSFRILGGPREWIWRGAHASPLGSRGTPRPQPSWARLCARAIDRGLVRPPRDLRRYHAALYASGRARPFHAGLPSAAEVPLPGCIDRERVAEEIAARMGVARGVEAPSSS, from the coding sequence ATGCGCGAGCAACCCATGCGCGTCGTGCTGCCCGGCCGCGGCACCGACGAGCGCCCCGCCGTGCGCTTGTTCGTGGGCACCGAGCCTGGCCAGGAGCGCGCCGAGCGGGTCTGGCTGTGGTCGCTCGCGCGCGTGCGCGACCCCGCGCGACGCTACGAGGTGTCGTTCCTCAAGAACCTTGCAGGCTTCCGGAACCCCACGGGCTTGTGGAAGCGCCGCGAAGCCACGGGGTTCACCCGCTACCGCTTCGCCGTACCTCACTTTGCCGGGGGCCGCGGTCGCGCGCTCTACCACGACGTCGACCAGATCTTCCTCGCCGACCCGGCGGAGCTCTTCGACCTTCCTCTCCTGGACTGCGGCTATTCGGCGGTCGCGCCGAACGACCTCTCGGTGATGCTGCTCGATGCCGAGCGGATGGTGCGGGTGTGGCCGTTGGACGAGGTGCACAGCCGTTCACGCCGCGCGCTCGAAGCGCAGGCCGCCGCGAAGCCCGGTCTCTTCGGCCCCCTCGATCCGGCCTGGAACGTCCGCGACGGCGGCGCGAAGGACGCGGCTGCCGACGCGAAGCTCCTGCACTTCACGACCCTCCACACCCAACCCTGGCGCCCCTTTCCCGACCGCTTCGCGTACCTGCCGCACCCGCGCGCAGCGCAGTGGGAAGCGCTGGAGCGCGAGGCGATCGAGGCCCGCTTCCACGTCTGGAACCAGGCACAGCCGAGTGACGGCTACGCCGACTGGTGGGTCCAGCAAGCGCCGTGGATCCAGGCGACCCGCGACGGGTTCCTGCCACCGACGCCCGAGACGCCGCCGCCCACCCCCGTACCGCGCGTCCACGCCGATGGCTGGATCGCGGGAGTTCCCGACGACGATCTGCCCTGGATACTCGACGCGCTGTGCGCGAGCGCCACCGAGTCGGTGCAGCTGGAGATGCGCTCGGGCGGGCACGGGCGCGAGCGCGACCGTTGGGAGACACGCTTGCGCGAGGCCACCCGCGCCCACCCCCGCCTCGCGTGGGAACTGGTCTGGGGCGCCGCGCGGAGCCGCGGGGGTCGCTGGCGCCGATCGCATCCGCCGCGCGTCTGGCTGCTGCTCGACGATCGGCCGGGGAATGCGACCCAGGCACGCGGGCTCGCCGAAGCCCTGGGTTGGCCCAGCGAAGAGAAGCCGCTGGGCTTCGGCGCCGCCGCCCGGATGCACAACCGTTTCCTCGGCGCGTCGCTGGCCGGCCTCGACGCCGCGAGCGCCCAGACCCTCACGCCACCCTGGCCCGACCTCGTGATCGCCGCCGGTCGTCGCACCGCGCCGGTCGCCCAGTGGATCCGCCGCCAGTCCGGCGGACACAGCCGGGTCGTCGTCCTCGGGCGCAAGGGAGGCGACGACCTGCGCGATATCGATTGGGCCGTTGCGCCGCGCTACACGCGTCTGCTCCCCGACGCCGGTCGCATCGAGACCGAAGGCCCCCTCCATCGGATCACGCCCGCGCGACTCGCCCGTGCGGAAAGCGAATGGGCCGACGCCCTGGCGAAGGCGCAGTCGCCGAAGATCGCGGTGTTGGTGGGTGGGCCCTCTGGGCAGTTTCGCCTCGACGCCGACGTCGCGCGTCGCCTCGGCGAGGAATGCGCGCGCCTCGCCGCCGACACCGGCGGCTCCTTGTTCGTCACCACCAGCCGCCGGCTCGCCGAGCGCGCCGCCCACGCCCTGCTCGAGGGCCTGGGCGAGGTCACCTGGTTCCATCGCTGGCGCCCACACGCCCGCTCCAACCCTTACCTCGGCTACCTCGCCCACGCCGACGCCTGCGTCGTCACCGGCGACAGCGAGTCGATGCTCGCCGAAGCGACCTCGCTGGGTCGGCCGGTGCTCGTCTACGAACTCCCCGAACGGCGTTCGTTCCGCATCCTGGGCGGGCCCCGCGAGTGGATCTGGCGCGGAGCCCACGCTTCGCCCCTCGGGTCCCGCGGCACGCCGCGCCCCCAGCCCAGCTGGGCCCGGCTCTGCGCACGCGCGATCGACCGCGGCCTCGTCCGCCCTCCCCGCGATCTGCGGCGCTACCACGCGGCCCTCTACGCGAGCGGGCGTGCCCGCCCGTTCCACGCCGGCCTGCCCTCCGCCGCCGAGGTGCCGCTCCCGGGGTGCATCGATCGAGAGCGCGTGGCCGAGGAGATCGCGGCGCGGATGGGCGTCGCGCGCGGAGTCGAGGCACCCTCTTCGTCGTGA
- a CDS encoding phosphocholine cytidylyltransferase family protein has translation MKAVVLSAGQGRRLLPLTRQIPKCLLSVSATRAEPLLARQLTTLARAGVEHAVVLIGFGAQHVEEWLATHPIPGIHIETRFNPFYEHADNLITCWLARSEFEGPCLLLNGDTLFAPEILRRVLDAPPSDVLMTVDHKHRYDDDDMKVELDARRRVRAVGKALATGRTHAESIGLFRFAEDGPKRFVHCLEEAVRHPAALSSWYLDAVDRLARMLPIETLAVDGAWWREIDDLADLQRARHELSRRPARRPAHSPRPASLAINP, from the coding sequence ATGAAGGCGGTCGTGCTGAGCGCGGGACAAGGGCGGCGTTTGCTGCCTTTGACCCGCCAGATTCCGAAGTGCCTGCTCTCGGTGTCCGCCACCCGCGCGGAACCGCTGCTCGCGCGGCAGCTCACGACCCTGGCCCGCGCCGGCGTAGAGCACGCGGTGGTACTCATCGGGTTCGGGGCGCAGCACGTCGAGGAATGGCTCGCGACGCACCCGATCCCGGGCATCCACATCGAGACCCGCTTCAATCCGTTCTACGAACACGCCGACAACCTGATCACCTGCTGGCTTGCCCGCTCCGAGTTCGAGGGACCCTGCCTGCTCTTGAACGGTGACACCCTGTTCGCACCCGAGATCCTCCGACGCGTGCTGGACGCACCGCCGAGCGACGTACTGATGACCGTCGATCACAAACACCGCTACGACGACGACGACATGAAGGTCGAGCTCGACGCCCGACGACGCGTGCGTGCGGTCGGCAAGGCGCTGGCGACCGGACGCACCCATGCCGAGTCGATCGGCCTGTTCCGCTTCGCCGAAGATGGACCGAAGCGCTTCGTACACTGCCTCGAGGAAGCCGTGCGACACCCGGCGGCCCTCTCTTCCTGGTACCTGGACGCCGTGGACCGGCTCGCCCGAATGCTCCCCATCGAAACGCTCGCGGTCGATGGCGCCTGGTGGCGCGAGATCGACGACCTCGCGGATCTCCAGCGCGCACGCCACGAGCTGTCCCGCCGGCCCGCCCGGCGCCCCGCGCATTCGCCAAGGCCCGCGAGCCTCGCTATCAACCCCTGA
- a CDS encoding metallophosphoesterase yields the protein MHLSDLHATEPSWRGTVAGGGKRWLGALSWWGRRRRRYRPEVLEALLPAVEALAPEQIVVTGDLTQLGLPGELAAARGWLERLGPTSRVLAVPGNHDATAATPDPASHVWDAYLRDPAAPAGEAAFPSIREVGEISLVGLCTAVPTALLDATGHVGAAQLARLEATLERLGRAGRTRVVAMHHPPESGVTHRRRALHDGAALRGVLRRVGAELVLHGHLHRTHRGAVAGPNGPIPVVGVASASRQGGEGVRRGGFHTYDIETQPGGAPRIAWRTHRWDAASRRFEASRPERL from the coding sequence GTGCATCTCTCGGACCTCCACGCCACGGAGCCCTCGTGGCGGGGCACCGTTGCGGGCGGGGGCAAGCGCTGGCTCGGCGCCCTGTCCTGGTGGGGGCGCCGTCGCCGCCGGTACCGCCCCGAGGTGCTCGAGGCCTTGCTCCCCGCCGTGGAGGCGCTCGCGCCCGAACAGATCGTGGTCACCGGCGACCTCACCCAGCTGGGGTTGCCCGGTGAGCTCGCGGCGGCCCGCGGTTGGCTCGAACGTCTCGGCCCGACGTCTCGCGTGCTCGCCGTCCCCGGGAACCACGACGCCACGGCCGCGACGCCGGATCCTGCCTCCCACGTGTGGGACGCCTATCTGCGCGACCCCGCTGCACCCGCGGGCGAGGCCGCGTTCCCGTCGATTCGCGAGGTCGGCGAGATCTCCCTGGTCGGACTGTGCACGGCCGTGCCGACGGCGTTGCTCGATGCCACGGGTCACGTGGGCGCGGCCCAGCTCGCGCGGCTCGAAGCGACGCTGGAGCGACTCGGTCGTGCGGGGCGCACCCGCGTCGTGGCGATGCACCACCCGCCCGAGTCCGGGGTGACCCACCGCCGCCGCGCGCTCCACGACGGGGCGGCCTTGCGCGGGGTGCTGCGCCGGGTGGGAGCGGAGCTCGTGTTGCACGGTCACCTGCACCGGACGCACCGCGGCGCGGTAGCCGGACCGAACGGGCCGATCCCCGTGGTCGGCGTCGCGTCGGCGTCGCGGCAGGGAGGCGAGGGCGTGCGTCGCGGTGGGTTCCATACCTACGACATCGAGACCCAGCCTGGAGGCGCGCCGCGCATCGCCTGGCGCACCCATCGCTGGGACGCCGCCTCGCGCAGGTTCGAGGCGTCGCGCCCCGAGCGCCTCTAG
- the kdsA gene encoding 3-deoxy-8-phosphooctulonate synthase, giving the protein MQIRDVSVGPGAPLVLISGLNVLESLDGALACGEGVAALADRHGLPAIFKASFDKANRSSRHSYRGPGLDEGLRMLDEVKSATGLPVTTDVHEPGQAKAVAEVAELLQIPAFLARQTDLVAACGSTGVPINFKKAQFMAPDDLAHAVEKAKRAGAPAAMITERGTSFGYHDLVVDMRGLVTMREIAPVCLDATHAVQHPGAAEIASSGDRRFVAPLARAAVAVGIDALFVEVHPDPENAPCDGACQIRLEDLDALLHDAVALRAAVHA; this is encoded by the coding sequence ATGCAGATCCGCGACGTATCCGTCGGCCCCGGCGCACCCCTGGTGCTGATCTCGGGACTCAACGTGCTCGAGAGCCTGGACGGGGCCCTTGCCTGTGGCGAGGGGGTCGCCGCCCTGGCGGACCGCCACGGCCTTCCGGCGATCTTCAAGGCGTCCTTCGACAAGGCGAACCGCTCGAGCCGGCACTCCTACCGCGGGCCGGGCCTGGACGAAGGTCTGCGGATGCTCGACGAGGTGAAGTCCGCGACCGGTCTCCCGGTGACCACCGACGTCCACGAGCCCGGCCAGGCCAAAGCGGTCGCGGAAGTGGCCGAGCTGCTGCAGATCCCCGCCTTCCTCGCGCGACAGACCGACCTGGTGGCGGCCTGCGGCAGCACCGGCGTGCCCATCAACTTCAAGAAGGCCCAGTTCATGGCGCCCGACGACCTCGCGCACGCGGTCGAAAAGGCGAAGCGGGCCGGTGCACCGGCCGCGATGATCACCGAGCGGGGCACCAGCTTCGGCTACCACGATCTCGTCGTAGACATGCGCGGCCTGGTGACGATGCGCGAGATCGCGCCCGTGTGTCTCGACGCCACCCACGCGGTCCAGCACCCGGGCGCCGCCGAGATCGCCAGCAGTGGGGACCGCCGCTTCGTGGCGCCGCTCGCGCGCGCCGCGGTGGCCGTGGGCATCGACGCCTTGTTCGTCGAGGTCCATCCCGATCCGGAGAACGCGCCCTGCGACGGCGCCTGCCAGATCCGGCTCGAAGACCTCGACGCCCTGCTGCACGATGCGGTCGCGCTGCGCGCCGCCGTGCACGCCTGA
- a CDS encoding NTP transferase domain-containing protein gives MGAPTAALVLAGRRGPDPLAAAEGVSHRALVRVGGVPMLERVIGALRASPWITEIAVSIEEPESLEPFPQLAQWRDEGAIRVLPCAESPARSAVAGLGQLGVDRALVAAADLALLTAERVDGFLAAADATAADLAVGVVERAVVRNPTAGAARTWVQLRDGAFTGANLFAFRTSRAWRAADFFVRAEAHRKKPWRWLGALGPSLGVRYLAGALDLYTAFESLSRRTQTRIAPVRLREAEAALDVDKHADLALAERILAQEPPVL, from the coding sequence ATGGGCGCGCCGACTGCTGCCCTCGTGCTGGCCGGACGCCGCGGTCCGGATCCGCTCGCCGCGGCGGAGGGCGTCTCGCACCGTGCGCTCGTACGGGTGGGCGGCGTTCCGATGCTGGAGCGCGTGATCGGAGCGCTGCGGGCCTCGCCCTGGATCACCGAGATCGCCGTCAGCATCGAGGAACCCGAATCGCTCGAGCCGTTCCCGCAGCTCGCCCAGTGGCGCGACGAAGGCGCGATCCGGGTCTTGCCTTGCGCCGAGTCGCCCGCGCGCAGCGCGGTGGCCGGGCTCGGTCAGCTCGGCGTCGACCGCGCGCTCGTCGCCGCCGCGGACCTCGCTCTGTTGACCGCGGAACGGGTCGATGGGTTCCTCGCCGCCGCCGACGCCACCGCGGCCGACCTCGCGGTGGGCGTCGTAGAGCGGGCCGTCGTGCGCAACCCGACGGCGGGTGCGGCGCGCACCTGGGTGCAGCTCCGCGACGGTGCGTTCACCGGAGCCAACCTCTTTGCGTTCCGCACGTCCCGCGCCTGGCGCGCCGCCGACTTCTTCGTGCGCGCCGAAGCCCATCGCAAGAAGCCCTGGCGCTGGCTCGGTGCCCTCGGGCCGAGCCTCGGCGTGCGCTACCTCGCCGGTGCCCTCGACCTCTACACGGCGTTCGAATCGCTCTCGCGCCGCACCCAGACCCGCATCGCGCCGGTGCGACTGCGCGAGGCCGAGGCCGCCCTCGACGTCGACAAGCACGCCGACCTGGCTCTCGCCGAACGCATCCTCGCGCAAGAGCCGCCGGTCCTGTGA
- a CDS encoding ABC transporter ATP-binding protein yields the protein MRVALYFARAYPAACVAVVACLGIAALTEGVGLSSLLPLLSLATDAAATTSPFEAQVRDGLAAWGIPATFPALIGLVVLALWAKGGLVWFAKRRVGWTVARIATDLRLRLLRAWLGARWDHAARQPIGRAANALATEADRASYSFEYLALVVTFGIEMSLYLALACLVSWQGTSVAIAAAAVLFTALSHFVRTAGRAGRAQTTRLDALIVRLADTLGAAKLLKATGREALAGPLLEAETRDLHHQLERRVLAKETLRALQEPLLGTLLALGMWAALRGLALPLADTLLLCLLLTRALRKGNAIQSKLQSMAIEASALFAIDERIRSAESAAESWTGTRRVPLTTAIRFEGVHLARGGRALLAGVDLVVPAGEITAVVGASGSGKTTLTELVTGLLRPESGVLRIDGIDLGDVDLADWRRQIGWVPQEAPLLHDSVYRNVTLGDPNLGDADVETALRAAGAWAFVAALPEGWASSVGERGGLLSGGQRQRLALARALATGPRLLILDEATAALDPESEAAVWETIAALRGTTTVLAISHGEALAEIADRTYRLRDGRVVLAPRRAREVA from the coding sequence GTGAGAGTCGCGCTGTACTTCGCGCGCGCCTACCCGGCAGCGTGCGTCGCCGTGGTGGCCTGTCTGGGGATCGCCGCCCTCACCGAGGGCGTCGGGCTGAGTTCGCTCCTGCCCCTGCTCTCGCTCGCGACCGACGCCGCGGCGACGACGAGCCCCTTCGAAGCGCAGGTGCGCGATGGGCTCGCCGCCTGGGGCATCCCGGCCACCTTCCCTGCACTGATCGGCCTCGTCGTGCTCGCCTTGTGGGCGAAGGGCGGATTGGTGTGGTTCGCAAAGCGCCGTGTCGGTTGGACGGTGGCGCGCATCGCCACCGATCTGCGCCTGCGTCTGCTGCGCGCCTGGCTCGGTGCGCGCTGGGACCACGCCGCGCGCCAACCCATCGGGCGCGCCGCGAACGCACTCGCGACCGAAGCCGACCGCGCCTCCTACAGCTTCGAGTACCTCGCACTCGTCGTGACCTTCGGCATCGAGATGTCGCTGTATCTCGCGCTCGCATGCCTGGTGTCCTGGCAGGGAACCTCGGTCGCGATCGCGGCGGCGGCCGTGCTGTTCACCGCACTCTCCCACTTCGTGCGCACCGCCGGGCGCGCCGGGCGCGCCCAGACCACGCGACTCGATGCGCTGATCGTGCGACTCGCCGACACCCTCGGCGCCGCGAAGCTCTTGAAGGCCACGGGGCGCGAAGCGCTCGCCGGCCCGCTCCTCGAAGCGGAGACGCGCGACCTCCACCACCAGCTCGAGCGGCGTGTCCTCGCCAAGGAAACCCTGCGCGCGCTCCAGGAGCCCCTGCTCGGCACGCTGCTGGCCCTCGGGATGTGGGCCGCACTGCGCGGGTTGGCCCTTCCCCTCGCCGACACCCTGCTCTTGTGTCTCCTGCTGACGCGAGCGCTCCGCAAGGGGAACGCCATCCAGAGCAAGCTGCAGTCGATGGCGATCGAGGCCAGTGCGCTCTTCGCCATCGACGAACGCATCCGCAGCGCCGAGTCGGCGGCGGAGTCGTGGACGGGAACGCGGCGGGTGCCGCTCACGACGGCCATCCGCTTCGAAGGCGTTCACCTCGCCCGCGGCGGTCGGGCGTTGCTGGCCGGCGTCGACCTCGTCGTACCGGCCGGCGAGATCACCGCGGTGGTCGGCGCTTCGGGTTCCGGCAAGACCACGCTCACCGAACTCGTCACCGGATTGCTGCGTCCCGAGTCCGGGGTCCTCCGCATCGACGGCATCGACCTCGGCGACGTCGATCTCGCCGACTGGCGTCGCCAGATCGGCTGGGTTCCCCAGGAAGCGCCGCTTCTGCACGACTCGGTCTACCGCAACGTCACGCTCGGCGACCCGAATCTCGGTGACGCCGACGTCGAGACCGCGCTCCGCGCCGCCGGCGCCTGGGCGTTCGTCGCCGCGCTTCCCGAGGGTTGGGCGTCGAGCGTCGGCGAACGCGGCGGCCTGCTCTCGGGGGGGCAGCGCCAACGTCTCGCCCTCGCGCGCGCACTAGCGACCGGCCCCCGTCTCTTGATCCTCGACGAGGCGACGGCGGCCCTCGATCCCGAGAGTGAAGCCGCCGTCTGGGAGACGATCGCGGCACTGCGCGGCACGACCACCGTGCTCGCCATCTCCCATGGCGAAGCGCTCGCGGAGATCGCCGATCGCACCTACCGGCTGCGCGATGGCCGCGTTGTGCTGGCACCGCGACGCGCGCGGGAAGTGGCCTGA